The following proteins are co-located in the Ketogulonicigenium robustum genome:
- a CDS encoding response regulator, which translates to MSARILAIDDSPTIRSLVARALRNAGFDVFLAADGVEGVGTLMDADPALIITDINMPRMDGFGVIEAVRASKSHADVPILVLTTESGDDLKARARQAGATGWIVKPFEDDKLVAVIDRVLGR; encoded by the coding sequence ATGAGCGCCCGCATTCTTGCAATCGACGATTCCCCGACCATCCGCAGCTTGGTTGCGCGCGCGCTGCGCAACGCGGGTTTCGACGTGTTTCTGGCGGCTGATGGCGTGGAAGGCGTCGGCACATTGATGGACGCCGACCCTGCCCTGATCATCACCGACATCAATATGCCGCGCATGGACGGCTTTGGCGTGATCGAGGCCGTGCGCGCCAGCAAATCGCACGCCGACGTTCCCATTTTGGTACTGACCACCGAAAGCGGCGACGACCTGAAGGCGCGTGCGCGGCAGGCCGGCGCGACTGGCTGGATTGTGAAACCGTTCGAAGACGACAAGCTGGTCGCCGTGATCGACCGCGTCTTGGGACGTTAA
- a CDS encoding STAS domain-containing protein: MTALILPVILDRKAATALAAQLLPHRGTALQLDAQPVQRIGGLGVEVLLVARKQWESDGVPFTISGWTLDAAATLQVMGAEVLQ; this comes from the coding sequence GTGACCGCCCTCATCCTGCCCGTAATACTCGACCGAAAGGCAGCAACTGCCTTGGCCGCGCAGCTTCTGCCTCATCGCGGTACGGCGCTGCAGCTGGATGCGCAGCCTGTGCAGCGGATCGGTGGGCTGGGGGTGGAAGTCCTGCTGGTCGCACGCAAACAGTGGGAAAGCGATGGGGTGCCGTTCACGATAAGCGGCTGGACACTAGACGCAGCAGCCACACTGCAGGTGATGGGTGCCGAGGTGTTGCAATGA
- a CDS encoding chemotaxis protein CheD: protein MSLTRHKTIHVVQGDCAISDDPSVMITTVLGSCVSACIFDMQRNIGGMNHFLLPDAGRDAGDNRYAAAAMERLTNGLLRQGAVRGRLQAKIFGGARIVAGLSDIGQRNALAAREFLAAEGIPILAADLGGTEARRIRFWPVGGRVQLLLLGAADSPVREAPTRPVAGAIEIF, encoded by the coding sequence GTGAGCCTGACCCGCCACAAAACAATTCATGTCGTGCAGGGTGATTGCGCGATTTCCGATGATCCGTCGGTGATGATTACGACGGTTCTCGGCTCGTGCGTATCCGCCTGCATCTTTGATATGCAGCGGAATATCGGGGGCATGAACCACTTTTTGCTGCCTGACGCAGGGCGCGACGCCGGTGATAACCGCTACGCCGCCGCCGCGATGGAGCGGTTGACCAACGGTCTTTTGCGTCAGGGCGCGGTGCGCGGGCGCCTGCAAGCCAAGATTTTTGGCGGCGCACGCATCGTGGCGGGGCTGTCGGATATTGGCCAACGCAACGCGCTGGCGGCGCGCGAATTTCTTGCAGCTGAAGGTATTCCCATTCTGGCCGCCGACCTTGGCGGCACCGAGGCGCGCCGTATCCGGTTTTGGCCTGTCGGGGGACGCGTGCAACTTTTGCTGCTGGGCGCCGCAGACTCGCCCGTACGCGAGGCGCCAACCCGACCCGTCGCAGGTGCAATCGAGATTTTCTAA
- a CDS encoding chemotaxis protein CheA has product MAEMDELRDLFFVECDELLDSLAAGLRQMETPCHDKETVHAVFRAVHSVKGGAAAFGLSVLVTFAHRFETVLDLIRSDRAAADQQVMPVMHRCADCLADLIAAARQDSPADQPRVDALLAELDRLIGGGGSDDAVAFTPILLDFAMPEGDESGFTIRFTPHAALYRSGNDPLALLVALQKLGDMTVTLQQDALPSLEDWTAAEPALQWHITLRTAADLSEVRAVFEFVVDCCDLEIAPIVQDDDAFTPIVIDFDAVPDPVPSNAPAAAPSPTAEATASIRVNLDRVDRLMNMIGELVIKEAMLSRIIQTAGLAQDLDVTAGLDAIRQLAGEIQESVMAIRAQPLKLVFQRMHRILREAADATGKPVQLITTGEQTEVDKTMIERLMDPLTHMIRNSVDHGLEDEVTRQRRGKPLQGTITLSAAHRSGRVQIEVSDDGGGIDRPRVRQIAEDRGLILPGTQLTPSEIDQLLFLPGFSSKAEVSAISGRGVGLDVVRREIMALGGRVMITSVEGKGTTFAITLPLTLAVLEGMLVQLGDQTMVLPITSVQETLRPAVSELHRLGDSGRMISNRGDMIPIIDLGRAFAMRDTPTPLEDGVLIVVETDSQKRAALHVDGIVDQRQVVIKSIEENYGRVAGVSAATILGDGQIALIIDPEEIVLASGSDRTRSLAASA; this is encoded by the coding sequence ATGGCTGAAATGGACGAGTTGCGTGATCTATTCTTTGTCGAGTGCGACGAGCTGCTGGACAGCTTGGCCGCAGGCTTGCGCCAGATGGAGACACCGTGCCACGACAAGGAAACGGTCCACGCTGTCTTTCGCGCCGTTCACTCGGTCAAAGGTGGCGCGGCGGCGTTTGGCCTCAGCGTGCTGGTGACTTTTGCACATCGGTTTGAAACCGTGCTCGACCTGATCCGCAGCGATCGTGCCGCCGCAGACCAGCAGGTGATGCCTGTGATGCATCGCTGCGCCGATTGCCTGGCCGACCTGATCGCCGCCGCGCGGCAGGATAGCCCTGCCGACCAGCCCCGTGTCGACGCGCTTTTGGCCGAGCTAGACCGGCTGATCGGCGGCGGCGGGAGTGACGATGCGGTAGCTTTCACCCCCATTTTGCTGGACTTCGCGATGCCCGAGGGGGACGAATCTGGCTTTACCATTCGTTTCACCCCGCATGCGGCGCTGTACCGCTCGGGCAACGACCCTCTTGCCCTGTTGGTCGCGTTGCAAAAATTGGGCGACATGACCGTCACCCTACAGCAAGACGCCCTTCCCTCGTTGGAGGATTGGACCGCCGCTGAACCCGCGCTGCAATGGCACATCACGCTGCGAACGGCGGCCGACCTGTCAGAAGTGCGCGCTGTCTTTGAATTTGTCGTAGATTGTTGCGATCTGGAAATTGCACCGATCGTGCAGGATGACGACGCCTTCACCCCCATCGTGATCGATTTCGACGCGGTACCGGACCCTGTACCCAGCAACGCGCCCGCCGCCGCCCCATCGCCCACCGCCGAGGCGACCGCAAGCATCCGCGTCAACTTGGACCGTGTCGACAGGCTGATGAACATGATCGGTGAGTTGGTCATTAAAGAGGCTATGCTTTCCCGCATTATTCAGACGGCAGGGCTGGCACAGGATCTGGATGTTACGGCAGGCCTTGATGCTATCCGGCAGCTAGCTGGTGAAATTCAGGAAAGCGTCATGGCGATCCGCGCGCAGCCGCTGAAGCTGGTGTTCCAGCGCATGCACCGCATCCTGCGCGAGGCAGCCGATGCCACGGGAAAACCCGTGCAGTTGATCACCACGGGCGAGCAGACCGAAGTCGACAAAACCATGATCGAGCGGTTGATGGACCCGCTGACACATATGATCCGCAACTCGGTCGACCACGGGCTGGAGGATGAAGTGACGCGTCAGCGCCGCGGAAAACCGTTGCAAGGCACAATCACATTGTCTGCGGCCCATAGGTCGGGGCGGGTGCAGATCGAGGTCTCGGACGATGGCGGCGGCATCGATCGCCCGCGCGTGCGTCAGATCGCCGAAGACCGTGGCCTGATCCTGCCCGGTACCCAGCTGACACCGTCGGAAATCGACCAACTGCTGTTCCTTCCAGGGTTTTCGTCCAAGGCCGAAGTTTCGGCCATTTCGGGACGCGGCGTCGGGCTGGATGTCGTCCGGCGCGAAATCATGGCCCTTGGCGGGCGCGTCATGATCACCTCGGTCGAGGGGAAAGGCACAACCTTTGCCATTACCCTTCCCCTTACCCTTGCGGTGTTGGAGGGGATGCTGGTTCAGTTGGGCGACCAAACCATGGTGCTGCCCATAACCTCGGTGCAGGAGACCCTGCGTCCCGCCGTATCGGAACTGCACCGGCTAGGCGACAGCGGGCGCATGATCAGCAATCGTGGCGACATGATCCCGATTATCGATCTGGGGCGCGCTTTTGCAATGCGTGACACCCCCACGCCCTTGGAAGATGGCGTCCTGATCGTGGTGGAGACCGACAGCCAAAAACGCGCGGCCCTGCACGTCGACGGCATCGTCGACCAGCGGCAGGTGGTGATCAAAAGTATCGAGGAAAACTACGGTCGCGTCGCCGGCGTCTCGGCGGCGACTATTCTGGGCGACGGTCAGATTGCCCTTATCATCGACCCCGAGGAAATCGTTCTTGCCTCGGGCAGCGACCGAACCCGTTCCCTAGCAGCGAGCGCCTGA
- a CDS encoding response regulator — MPLKANLQVMVVDDMTVSRALIEQALDWAGITKVQYEANGEKALNRLVASPVHLVISDYNMPGMDGLELLEALRANRSTQRIGFILITGTASKELIERGRKAGMNNFIAKPFTKEALLHCIEAVTGKLQ, encoded by the coding sequence ATGCCATTGAAGGCAAACCTGCAGGTGATGGTTGTCGACGACATGACCGTCAGCCGCGCCCTGATTGAACAAGCGCTGGATTGGGCGGGCATAACCAAAGTCCAGTACGAAGCGAACGGCGAAAAGGCCCTGAACCGCCTCGTGGCCTCGCCAGTGCATTTGGTGATTTCGGACTACAACATGCCCGGCATGGACGGGCTGGAATTGCTAGAGGCGCTGCGAGCGAACCGATCAACCCAGCGGATTGGTTTTATCCTGATCACCGGCACCGCCAGCAAGGAACTGATCGAACGTGGCCGCAAGGCCGGCATGAACAACTTCATCGCAAAGCCCTTCACCAAAGAAGCGCTGCTGCACTGTATCGAAGCCGTCACAGGAAAACTGCAATGA
- a CDS encoding CheB methylesterase domain-containing protein, giving the protein MSEPLLLIVDADSTRRHHLIRACLLAAPGMRVAGAGHASEAEMLLDARRPQRIAVADGVENRASVIAKARITGVDCLIFAAGGGSFSEMAQQIISGIRVHPPASVVTYGAAISQLILIGASTGGIAAIEKILTTFPADCPPVLLVQHIRDGFAEGFVRRLDQILAPQVRVAAEGVILTPGTIHVAARSDRHLGVTRRAGVLRSRLLAGPPVAGHSPSVDVLFSDGAALAPEIDVRAALLTGMGADGANGMCAIYDAGGHTIAQDRDSSVVWGMPRMAVERGGVSEVLPLNRIAAALLRTGEAARAPAPLR; this is encoded by the coding sequence TTGTCCGAACCCCTGCTGCTGATCGTCGATGCCGACAGCACACGCCGACACCATTTGATCCGTGCCTGCCTGCTGGCCGCGCCTGGGATGCGCGTGGCCGGTGCGGGCCACGCGAGCGAGGCTGAAATGCTGCTGGATGCGCGCCGCCCCCAGCGAATTGCTGTCGCAGATGGGGTGGAAAACCGTGCGAGTGTTATCGCCAAGGCGCGTATAACGGGGGTCGATTGCTTGATCTTTGCCGCGGGCGGCGGGTCGTTTTCGGAAATGGCGCAGCAGATCATCAGTGGCATTCGCGTGCATCCGCCCGCCTCGGTGGTGACGTATGGCGCAGCGATTTCACAGCTTATTCTGATCGGCGCGTCCACCGGTGGCATTGCCGCAATCGAGAAAATTTTAACGACATTTCCCGCAGACTGCCCGCCGGTTCTTCTCGTCCAACACATCCGCGATGGCTTTGCCGAAGGGTTTGTGCGCCGCTTGGATCAGATTCTGGCGCCGCAGGTGCGCGTCGCGGCCGAGGGCGTGATTCTGACACCCGGAACCATCCACGTTGCAGCACGATCCGACCGTCATCTGGGCGTCACGCGGCGGGCAGGGGTGTTGCGATCACGGCTGCTGGCGGGGCCGCCGGTCGCGGGGCATAGCCCGTCGGTCGACGTCTTGTTTTCCGACGGCGCTGCACTAGCACCCGAGATTGACGTGCGTGCTGCGTTGCTGACGGGCATGGGGGCCGATGGTGCCAACGGCATGTGCGCCATCTACGACGCGGGGGGCCATACCATCGCGCAGGATCGCGACAGTTCGGTCGTCTGGGGCATGCCGCGCATGGCAGTGGAACGTGGCGGCGTGTCCGAAGTTTTGCCACTGAACCGTATTGCAGCCGCGCTCCTACGAACGGGTGAAGCCGCGCGCGCGCCCGCGCCGCTACGGTAA
- a CDS encoding CheR family methyltransferase, giving the protein MLTAQDTAPAMTAAQFGKLSQIVHSDTGIVLSEAKRGLLVARLSKRLRALNMADFGAYCTLLDSDRGKEERRHLLSAITTNVTAFFREGHHFDALARDVLPQLIARAKAGGRVRLWSAACSSGEEAYSMAMTVLDAFPDAAQHDVLILATDIDPEVVARAESGVYPTDTIAAIGGQRLRKYFDQQGDSFTAKPALKAIMRFGELNLHQPWPFSGTFDVIFCRNVVIYFDTDMRRSLWQRFATVLSSDGALFIGHSERVDGPAAQQFRITGATQYQLVTPTSPSH; this is encoded by the coding sequence ATGCTGACAGCGCAAGACACCGCACCCGCGATGACGGCGGCCCAATTCGGCAAGCTGTCGCAGATCGTCCACAGCGACACCGGCATAGTGCTGAGCGAGGCAAAACGCGGCCTGCTGGTCGCGCGCCTCTCCAAACGCCTGCGCGCGCTGAATATGGCCGACTTCGGGGCTTACTGCACGCTGCTGGACAGCGACCGCGGCAAAGAGGAAAGACGCCACCTCCTCTCGGCGATCACCACCAACGTGACAGCCTTTTTCCGCGAGGGGCACCATTTCGATGCGCTTGCGCGCGATGTGCTACCCCAACTGATAGCGCGGGCGAAGGCGGGCGGGCGTGTGCGGCTGTGGTCTGCGGCGTGCTCCTCGGGCGAGGAGGCCTATTCGATGGCGATGACCGTGCTGGATGCCTTTCCCGATGCGGCGCAGCACGATGTTCTGATACTGGCGACCGACATCGACCCCGAGGTTGTCGCTCGCGCCGAATCCGGCGTCTATCCCACCGACACCATTGCGGCGATCGGCGGGCAGCGCCTTCGCAAGTATTTCGACCAGCAGGGCGACAGTTTTACGGCCAAGCCGGCCCTGAAGGCCATCATGCGGTTTGGCGAGTTGAACCTGCACCAGCCTTGGCCGTTCAGCGGCACGTTCGACGTCATTTTTTGCCGCAATGTGGTGATCTATTTTGACACAGATATGCGCCGCAGCCTGTGGCAACGCTTCGCTACTGTGCTGTCGAGCGACGGCGCGCTGTTTATCGGCCATTCCGAACGTGTCGACGGCCCTGCGGCACAACAGTTCCGCATCACCGGCGCCACTCAATATCAGCTGGTCACCCCCACCAGCCCTTCGCATTAA
- a CDS encoding chemotaxis protein CheW, which translates to MLQSITHNSIGKNDVVAFKLAGQDFCIDIGLVREIRGWAPATVLPHAPPYIKGVINLRGAVVAVVDLAARLGFAPTEPSPRHVIIIVLYDGKVVGLLAELVSDIVTIDDAQIRAVPDIASDPSREFISGMATFDDGRILRKIDLAQLLPGTEGFSSC; encoded by the coding sequence ATGCTTCAGTCCATCACGCATAATTCCATTGGTAAAAACGACGTGGTCGCCTTTAAACTGGCGGGGCAGGACTTCTGCATCGACATCGGCCTCGTGCGGGAAATTCGCGGTTGGGCGCCCGCGACCGTGCTGCCGCACGCGCCGCCCTACATCAAAGGCGTCATCAACCTGCGCGGCGCGGTGGTGGCGGTGGTCGATCTCGCGGCTCGGTTGGGCTTTGCACCGACAGAACCCTCGCCCCGCCACGTAATCATCATCGTTCTGTATGACGGCAAGGTTGTGGGCCTGCTGGCGGAGCTGGTCTCGGACATCGTCACGATCGATGACGCGCAGATTCGGGCGGTGCCCGACATCGCCTCCGACCCCTCGCGCGAGTTTATCTCGGGCATGGCCACGTTCGACGACGGCCGCATTTTGCGCAAAATCGACCTAGCCCAATTACTACCGGGCACCGAGGGCTTCTCCTCATGCTGA
- a CDS encoding methyl-accepting chemotaxis protein yields MVRNMRVAPLIALGFALILALAAGFSGLSWLRLQKLGDVASLGEAATALTLAAADVALQAAELRSAQELGDGGRVASISAAMRAQANALAQAGVIGADTLYATVRDLPLDQWRQAATAIGPMGPQAQATLAAELDALIDQSAALRETAHVQGDALADQSRALIAQTIREVMIGNAVLLVMGAGIAIILSQNLSRRIGRLLQQTTALSGGNLTVEIPETSAHSEIDQITRALGVFKKNALEQQRLAAEKRRADDENTQRLADAAHRQTRVVTDIGAGLERLAQGDLRTPIGSPAADPFPQDYESLRAAFNHVLQVLAGTMSRISDVAGQVRGGSEEITAASQDLAHRAETQAATLEESAAALNELTESVRSTAVFARAAEKASHDNHAIAAEGADVVRDAVGAMREIEKSSAQITRIIGVIDDIAFQTNLLALNAGVEAARAGEAGRGFAVVASEVRGLAQRASASAREIKALISQSAAQVQTGSGLVTKAGESLAQILAKAGEMSQQVSSIAAAADEQSSGLGEVNIGVNQLDQVTQQNAAVAEESNAAAASLHARADELARELKAFQINAVSPVVPIRQNVATPSVRRAPAAHAAAIPERRLRAGGGKFIEF; encoded by the coding sequence ATGGTCAGGAATATGCGCGTTGCGCCGCTGATTGCTTTGGGTTTTGCCCTAATTTTGGCTCTTGCGGCGGGCTTCAGCGGCCTGAGTTGGCTGCGCCTGCAAAAACTGGGCGATGTCGCTAGCTTGGGTGAAGCCGCCACGGCTTTGACGCTTGCGGCAGCAGATGTGGCCCTGCAAGCCGCCGAGCTGCGCAGCGCGCAGGAGCTGGGGGATGGCGGGCGTGTCGCGTCAATATCCGCCGCAATGCGTGCGCAAGCCAACGCATTGGCGCAGGCGGGTGTGATCGGCGCCGACACGCTCTATGCCACTGTCCGCGACCTGCCATTGGATCAGTGGCGACAGGCCGCCACTGCAATCGGCCCAATGGGCCCGCAAGCACAGGCTACCCTTGCAGCCGAGTTAGACGCGCTGATCGACCAAAGCGCGGCTCTGCGCGAGACAGCCCATGTCCAAGGCGACGCGTTGGCCGACCAATCGCGGGCGCTGATCGCCCAAACCATCCGCGAGGTTATGATCGGAAATGCCGTTTTGCTTGTCATGGGCGCGGGTATTGCCATCATCCTGTCGCAAAACCTTTCGCGGCGGATTGGCCGCTTGCTGCAGCAGACGACAGCACTGTCGGGTGGCAATTTGACGGTCGAAATCCCCGAAACTTCGGCCCACAGCGAGATTGATCAGATCACGCGCGCTTTGGGAGTGTTCAAGAAAAACGCGCTGGAACAGCAGCGCTTGGCCGCCGAAAAGCGACGTGCAGACGACGAAAATACGCAGCGGCTGGCAGACGCCGCACATCGGCAAACCCGTGTCGTCACCGATATTGGCGCCGGGCTTGAAAGGCTGGCACAGGGTGATCTGCGCACGCCGATCGGCAGTCCCGCTGCCGACCCCTTTCCGCAAGACTACGAATCGCTGCGGGCCGCCTTCAACCATGTTTTGCAGGTGTTAGCGGGCACGATGTCGCGCATTTCGGACGTTGCGGGACAAGTGCGCGGTGGGTCCGAGGAGATTACAGCGGCGTCACAAGACCTGGCCCACCGCGCCGAAACGCAGGCTGCGACGCTAGAGGAATCTGCCGCAGCCTTGAATGAACTGACCGAAAGCGTCCGATCGACCGCCGTGTTTGCCCGCGCCGCCGAAAAGGCGAGTCACGACAACCATGCCATCGCCGCCGAGGGCGCGGATGTGGTGCGCGATGCGGTGGGCGCAATGCGCGAGATCGAGAAATCCTCGGCGCAGATCACTCGTATCATTGGCGTGATCGACGACATCGCATTTCAGACCAACCTGCTTGCGCTGAATGCGGGCGTTGAAGCGGCCCGTGCGGGCGAGGCAGGCCGTGGTTTCGCTGTCGTCGCGTCCGAGGTGCGGGGGTTGGCCCAGCGGGCATCCGCTTCCGCGCGCGAGATCAAGGCACTGATTTCGCAAAGTGCCGCGCAAGTGCAGACCGGATCAGGGTTGGTGACAAAAGCAGGCGAAAGCTTGGCGCAGATTTTGGCCAAGGCGGGCGAGATGTCGCAGCAGGTCAGCTCGATTGCTGCGGCGGCGGATGAACAATCGAGCGGCCTTGGCGAAGTGAACATCGGCGTGAACCAGTTGGATCAGGTGACACAGCAAAACGCGGCCGTCGCCGAAGAATCCAACGCTGCCGCTGCATCGCTGCACGCCCGCGCCGACGAACTTGCGCGCGAGCTGAAAGCCTTTCAGATCAACGCTGTGTCGCCGGTGGTGCCCATCCGGCAAAATGTCGCGACGCCATCGGTCCGTCGCGCGCCAGCAGCGCATGCTGCGGCCATCCCTGAAAGGCGTCTACGCGCAGGCGGCGGAAAATTCATTGAATTCTAG